In Nocardioides jishulii, the DNA window ATCGCGAGGATGCGCAGCTTCTCGACGTCGATCCCGACGTGGCGCGCGGCCTTGTCGCCGAGGGCGAGGAGGTCGAGCTTGCGGGCGATCAGGATCGAGGCGACGATCCCCAGCAGGGCGATCGGCAGGACGATCGCGACCTGCTCGTTGCGGGCACCGTTGAGGCTGCCCATCTGCCAGAAGATGATCTCCTCGCGGGCGGACGTGTCCCCGAGGAACATCAGGAACGCGAGCGCAGCGCCGGCCATGGCGTTGATCGCCACCCCGGTGAGCACCAGCGTGACGACCTCCGTACGCCCGTTGTCACGCGCCAGCAGGTAGACCGCGAACGTGGTCACCAGACCACCGATGAAGGCGGCCAGCGCCACTGTCCACGCACCGAAGGTGGCGAGGTCGAAGACGATCACGGCAGCGGCCGCGACGGCGGCACCGGAGGAGACGCCGACGACGCCGGGCTCGGCGAGCGGGTTGCCGAAGACCCCTTGCATGACCGCACCGGCACAGGCCAGGGCAGCACCGACGAGCGCCGCCATCACCAGACGCGGGAAGCGCACCTGCCAGAGCGTGGCCTCGCCCTGGGGGTGGCTCGGCAGCGCGCCCCAGTCCAGGCCGACCTTGTGCAGCAGCGAGCCGATGACCTCGTTGGCCGGGATCTGGAGCTGCCCGGTGCCTGCGGCGACGACGAGCGCCAGCAGCAGCATGAGGGTCAGCACCCCGAGCACGAGTCGGCGACTCGTCTTCGTCGGGGGAAGGGGCAGGCTCACACTCACGTGAGCGCCTCCGGGGCGATCACGGCGACCGCGAGCGCGTTGAGGACGTCGGCGGTGTTGGGGCCGTACCCCAGGATCAGTGAGTCGTCGATGGTGACGATCCGCTTGTTGCGCCCGGCCGAGGTCTGGGCCAGCGCAGGCAGCTTCTCGAGCAGGCCGTCGACGCCGCCGGTGGACTCCAGCCCACCGGTCATCATGACGACGAGCTCAGGGGCTGCGGCGACCAGTCCCTCGGCGGTGACCGGGCGCATGCCCTTCCACTTGATCTCCTCGGCGACGTCGTAGGCACCGACCGCGTCGATCAGGTCGTCGGCACCCGAGCCCTGGCCGAACATGTAGTAGACGCCGGCGGTGCCGCGGACGTAGAGGAAGACGGTCCGCAGGCGGTCGGTGGGGTCGGCGGGAGCCTTGGCGGCGATCTTCGCGGTGACCTCCTTGACCTCGGCCTCGATCCGGTCAGCCAGGAGCGTGCCGGCCTCGGGCACCCCGAGGGCAGCCGCGGTCATCCGCGTCAGCTCACCGACGTTGCCGAGGTTGCGGTCGGACTCGACCCACACGACCGGGATGCCCGCCTCCTCCATCTGGTGGAGCACGTCGACCGGACCGAGCGTGGTGTCGCTGATGATCACGGTCGGGTCGAGGTCGAGGATCGCCTCGGCGCTCAGGTCGTGCCCCTTCGGGGTGACCAGCGGAAGGTCGGCCGCCTGCTCGAAGCGGGTCGAGGTGTCACGCCCGACGAGACGGTCGCCAAGACCGAGCTCGAAGACGGTGCGCGAGAGGGTGCCGTAGAGGTCGAGGGCCAGCACGCGCGAGGTGTCGGTGACGGTGACCTTGTTTCCCTGGGCGTCGGTCACGACGGCGGGCAGCTCGGGCTCGGGGTCCTCCACGACGGGATCGATGTCCGTCTCGTCGACGAGAGGGCTCACCACGCCCTGGAACTCTCGCGGGTCGGCGGGTGGCTCGACCGACGAGATGTCGGGAGCCACGGACGACCCGGCGGTGCTGCCACCGGCGGAACCGCCGGAGGTGTCGATGCCGCAGGCACTCAGCAGGAGTGCGACAGCGACGAGCGGCACTGCGGCCGACAGGCGACGGGAGGCTGACATCGACTCTCCAAGCGGACGTGAATGGATATAGCATCTATCCCGAGAAGATTACTTAGGGCAGGCTAACAGGACTTAGGCTGACCTAATAAATCGTCAGCACCCCCTACCAAGCCGCTAGTCGAGAGCGATCATGAGCATCACTGAAGCCGCACCCCTCCCGTTGTCCGCCGCCTTCAAGCAGGGCTCCAAGGAGCTGCACGACCAGGCCGAGGCGGCCACCTTCATCGACGACCTGATGAACGGCAAGGTGAACCTCGCCGGCTACGTCAACTACCTCAAGTCGCTGCGCATCGTCTACGCCGCCCTCGAGGAGGTGGCCCGCGACAACGCCAGCGACCCGATCGTGGCCGTCATGCACGACCCTGCGCTCGAGCGCCTCGCCTCCATCGAGGCCGACATCGAGGCCCTGAGCACCGGCGCCCCCGAGGAGAGCCTGTGCCAGCACGAGGCTGCCCAGGCGTACGCCGCGGCCATCCACGCCGCGTCGGGCCACGCGCCCCGCGTCATCGCGCACCACTACACCCGCTACCTGGGTGACCTCTCCGGCGGCCTGGCGATCGGCCGGATCCTCGGCCGGACGTTCGACCTCGAGGACCGAGGCCTGGCGATGTACCACTTCGAGGACATCAAGGCGAAGGTCTACAAGGACGACTACCGCGAGCGC includes these proteins:
- a CDS encoding heme oxygenase (biliverdin-producing), translated to MSITEAAPLPLSAAFKQGSKELHDQAEAATFIDDLMNGKVNLAGYVNYLKSLRIVYAALEEVARDNASDPIVAVMHDPALERLASIEADIEALSTGAPEESLCQHEAAQAYAAAIHAASGHAPRVIAHHYTRYLGDLSGGLAIGRILGRTFDLEDRGLAMYHFEDIKAKVYKDDYRERLDNLPFDDAQRAEAVTEVQAAFRHNQAVFAELGKNLASYQR
- a CDS encoding heme/hemin ABC transporter substrate-binding protein; translated protein: MSASRRLSAAVPLVAVALLLSACGIDTSGGSAGGSTAGSSVAPDISSVEPPADPREFQGVVSPLVDETDIDPVVEDPEPELPAVVTDAQGNKVTVTDTSRVLALDLYGTLSRTVFELGLGDRLVGRDTSTRFEQAADLPLVTPKGHDLSAEAILDLDPTVIISDTTLGPVDVLHQMEEAGIPVVWVESDRNLGNVGELTRMTAAALGVPEAGTLLADRIEAEVKEVTAKIAAKAPADPTDRLRTVFLYVRGTAGVYYMFGQGSGADDLIDAVGAYDVAEEIKWKGMRPVTAEGLVAAAPELVVMMTGGLESTGGVDGLLEKLPALAQTSAGRNKRIVTIDDSLILGYGPNTADVLNALAVAVIAPEALT
- a CDS encoding FecCD family ABC transporter permease; this translates as MSVSLPLPPTKTSRRLVLGVLTLMLLLALVVAAGTGQLQIPANEVIGSLLHKVGLDWGALPSHPQGEATLWQVRFPRLVMAALVGAALACAGAVMQGVFGNPLAEPGVVGVSSGAAVAAAAVIVFDLATFGAWTVALAAFIGGLVTTFAVYLLARDNGRTEVVTLVLTGVAINAMAGAALAFLMFLGDTSAREEIIFWQMGSLNGARNEQVAIVLPIALLGIVASILIARKLDLLALGDKAARHVGIDVEKLRILAIVVVAVLTAAAVSFAGIIAFVGLIIPHLMRMVVGPGHRALVPASALGGAVLLVFADLWARTAIAFADLPIGMVTSLIGGPVFFWLLRRARRTAGGWA